In Trichoplusia ni isolate ovarian cell line Hi5 chromosome 10, tn1, whole genome shotgun sequence, the genomic window TACTttctcatcatcatcctagcctgttcccaactacattggggtcggcttctagtcttaCTGAATGCCgctaagtaccagtgatttacaaggagcgactgcctatctaacctcctcaatcCAAGTTACCAAGGCAACaggataccccttagtaagactggttctcaggctttctagcttctgattaCCCGTAATAACCGTCAAAGATTTATTACCTTCTATATTTCCTAAACTTAAGTTGTAGGATTCATATTGGCTAATAACCAGATACTTTGTCAGGGTGAATCCGTCCGCCTGGCGCTGTACTCGTGCGGCTGGGAGCGGCACTACgaccggcgcacgcgcaccaCACTGCAACTGATGCTGCAGCACGCGCTCCGGCCCATCGCCCTTAACACAATCTTCAGGACGCTGTGCCTGGATGCTTTAACTGATGTAACTCGAACTAGACAATTACACAAAtctcatacaacgccatctagtgtcagaACTGATAAACATATCATATTACACTTagacccaggacaaatgatcgaaaatattttcaatataataagcacttattatattaaaaatattttggttggGAATCGAATTAGATGTAATCCGGCAATTTCTCAAAGGAACCTTATTTCTGAGGGTCCGCTATTTGTCTGTATATCCTCAGGATGTATCTTATCTATTTGAAGAGAAACGTGAAGTAAATAGCCTATCAACCGAAAACTAGCAACTAATATAATTGTGGAATCTTTACGAGAAAAAGCTTCGCTACTAATAAGCAAGGTCTAAAAAGGATAGTCCCATTCTTGGACGACTAAAACCTTATTGGATTTGCCTTCTTATCACTTCTTTGTTACTTAAAACGTCTCTCTTTCATATTTCGATTCTGTACGGCTTATTTAGGTCAGGTTGTATATTGTTTGCATCTGGATTATTGTCTTTCAATACAATGTAACATAACGACAGTTtgtataataagttttctttgtatttcaGCTTTTTCAACAATCGTATGCACTTTTTAACTTGATGTGCGCTGCTTGGGAATAGACGAAAGAAAATTGactttcattcatcggcaaaGATCGGTGTCTCTCTCACAACTGCTCGTATTTCAAGAGGTGGTATGGCCCAaggaaataacattttaaaggcAAATTTTAAAGCGGCGACGTTGGTTTGAAATCTGCCCTTTTTCCGGGATAAAACGCTAATGACTTAAACCCTCATCGAGACGTGACACACTGCGTGGGGATATATTGGACTCTCGTCGACTAAAAACTCTCGAAACCCTTTAAAGATAAAGCACCCTGATTAAAATGGGACTGTGCCAGACACGTATGCGGCTTTCCCGATACTTCTTGAGCCAAAGTATGGGTTCCATAAACATAAGACTACCCCAGATGAAATTGTGACAAGAGCTCCAGTCCCCCGCATGGATGCGGTAAACCATTTGATGTATACCGCATCCATGAGATGGTCATGTAGAGAAGAGAAGAAGCCATAAACTGGAGagatagaaagaaaaaaagaaaaattaagagAGACCTTCAGGTGTTCAGTGGGACAGATtggaaacacaaaaaaaaagcttttgccTACACATGTCTTATTTTCAAGCAATTGTCATgagatttatttgataatagattatttttcgtcaaacttatttttcaataaatgattCCGATGCTAAAGCACTTTTATTCAATGATCTATAACAAGAGGCCATGACACTCTTGTTCTGACAAACTTCATGTTTcctaatttcaaatttagagCTATTAGGGTTCatcagatacagcctggtgaccgGTTTCTGAACAGACAGGTGggcttcagtaatagggttcggtttttaccttttgggtacaGAACCGTTAAAAGAAACACTCTTGCATTAGGAAACactcttacaaaataaatcgaGATTGTAATCGCCACTGATACTTATAGTTTCCAAAATTCATTCACCAGAAcatgtatcaaaacaaaatctccatccgttggctccagGCCAAAGTTTAGAATGTTATTTTCATTAGTTTGAGTGATTCAACGAAAAAATATTCCGTAGGATCTGGGTGACACAATAATTATActgtaacattaaattaatgggatcttcttattatttttggagAATCTCTTCGTATTGATTtctcaacacatttttttgctaCACTTCTGTATTTATGCATCATTATTTATCactatatatttaatattttttctggcTGTAACTATATTTTGAATCTTGACCTGCCCAAAATTAATTATGGCAGTTCATCGACCCAGAGTATCATAATTTCGACATTATGGtataattttccaaaaaaagaaaGTCCGAACAATTTTTCCaaattctttttctttgaaatattgttatatataaTTGATATGATTAAACTAATTACTATTAAAGACCTTATTACACTGAGAACATTGTAATAAGGTCTTTAGGACGATCAACTTAATTTGAGAGAGAATGGCACTGTGCGGAAGACGATAtaccaatataataatatatcaccACGTGTAGCATCTCTCTTCCTCACccctaataatattactataagtCGTCACGGTAGGTCACGGTCGTCATAACAAATTGTCATTAGCTATTAAAGTAAGTCCGTTTGTTTGAAAGACTATCATTACTCAAGCAGTACAGATTACAGAGCTACACGGGAACTTCGACGCTAAGATGTAATTTGTTGAAGGGCAACTAATTGGAATGCTTTAATGCGAAGTTCtttttatgtatgaaattaTGTGGTTAGGCGAGTGGTTGAGTGCGCGAGGGTTCGCTCCCCTCGTAAAACAAGcgtttttaaaggttttttggGCATATGACTAGAATGTTTGTCAAGCACGCAACCTCAGAGGGAGTTATTAAAAAGAGGAATTTAGAAAGACAATTGAAGCCGAAATGTTAATCTTCTATGGGTTTTATCCCTGGATTATTTACTCCACTACCTACACTATACCGATACTTATAATGTAAGTTGAATCCTTCGTAAGGGATTCTTAGTTTGGAAAAACCTTTTCAATCTTTAGGTTGTATTATTTCTAGGTTCAATGTATTCGACTTGGATACTATTTCTCGTACCTACATGACAGCCGCGCTTAAAACCCCAAGGGCAACGAAGCAGCAAACGTCATCCGACCCttaaaaaagtaggtaaaaAGAGTATCCGAACAAGTGCTTACTATTCTTTCAATTCTCACTAAGTAATTGACGTTATTCCTGAAGATAGCGAAATGAATATTGATTacgataatatttacaaattcaaaacTTTGGCTTTAAAACTCAACCAATGTCATCcagatattgaaaaaaacaaaaaatggatGATCATGTTCACCATCATGCATTGTTtattttccataatatttttaattgtagtgtaCAACGTTTTCTACGTTGATCTTAAATATGGTGACTTTTCCAAACTATGTAAGGATTGTGCTCTGATCGTTGTATATTTGGAAGTTACTTTTAACTCCTTGGTATTTATTCGGAGCCAGAACTCACTAAAATATCTTatagatacaatgaaaaatgattttaatgtggCTAACTCACTAAATGCCGAAAAACAGGAAATTGTTATGAAAAATGCTCTACATGGGGCTTGGATCGATAACATTTGGTTGGTCATTTCCGTTGGTGGtggatgtttttttatgttaggaAATGTGATAGCAAATATACATAGTTATTCAAAAGGAAATTTCGAATTAGTGCCTCTCTTTGATTTTGAGTACCCGGAATTCGTAAATGCTGATGATACGGTAGAATTTATAATCAATTACGCATTGCTAACACCGTTTCTGGCGTACTCAGCATTAATGTTCGCATCATTCGTGGCTTTGGGACCATCTTTCATTCTACACGCTTATGGACAGCTAGAGCTGTCGATAAGAGAAgttgaaaacctttttgctgTAGACGGCAGAGACCTGAGGGCAAAAATGAAAAGTATTGTTCAGAAGCAACAAAACATTTACCGGTAAGAATGTTTGTACATAGAGACCTTTGTAGCGTTGCTTTGGGTTCTGATTTCTCTTTTCCTTGAACCTAGATTAAGCTGATGCggtttttgtgtatattttcagttttgttgACAATATCAATGACACGTTTCAAGTAGCATACGATTTAATTCTGAAGTCAACAGTTATTGCTACACCTATCAGTGCTTTTGAAGTCAGACTCGTAAGTTTTTGggtctttgtatttttatcacttaTGTTTCATGTTTTGACTAAAGCATTTGAGTTTATCATAGCCTTAATTGATAACTGTTATGTAACAACTATTCGTGGTATCCTACAGGGTTCTGTTCTCGGACCATTTTTTCTGTTAATACCGTAACAAATCAatgtgtttatttgtaaactaCACTGCTTAGCAAATTCTTAGAATATACAGTGACATTTATAAACTAGAtcggtaaattattttatttcaaaattctatTGTATTTGATCTTATACTAGATGTACGCTTTTAGCTGCAAACTCATAATCTTTCCTTTACATTAGGGTACAATACCTATGTGTTAAGCCATAACGTCAACTAACTCCATAAAAAATCTCATCAAATTCGATCTAGCGGTTAAAACGTGAAGTTGTAACAAACATACTCACAAACCTTCGCCTCATAATATGAGTGATTTGTTTTCAGTCTCTGTCACAGGATGTCGTGAGTTTGGAGATATTCACACTCTTGACAATGATCGTGAGTCCTATGATCAGCAGCTTCGTGTGTTACTACAGCGAGTTGCTTATACAACAGGTATGTACAACACTAtacataaatttaatgtttgagACCTCATGACTGGAAGATGTTGTTAAGATTTCGATGCGATGTACGGGGTTTGATATTTTAAGAGAACAACAAAGTAATCCAAGTAAAATTTCTATCCATTTTGTCTAACAACG contains:
- the LOC113497916 gene encoding uncharacterized protein LOC113497916; the encoded protein is MNIDYDNIYKFKTLALKLNQCHPDIEKNKKWMIMFTIMHCLFSIIFLIVVYNVFYVDLKYGDFSKLCKDCALIVVYLEVTFNSLVFIRSQNSLKYLIDTMKNDFNVANSLNAEKQEIVMKNALHGAWIDNIWLVISVGGGCFFMLGNVIANIHSYSKGNFELVPLFDFEYPEFVNADDTVEFIINYALLTPFLAYSALMFASFVALGPSFILHAYGQLELSIREVENLFAVDGRDLRAKMKSIVQKQQNIYR